The Pectinophora gossypiella chromosome 15, ilPecGoss1.1, whole genome shotgun sequence genome has a window encoding:
- the LOC126373038 gene encoding uncharacterized protein LOC126373038, whose protein sequence is MPPNTIEVAVIPDISVVDMKPQKPNLDQTQVSDDGYKLQIFQSSLNLFTHILIGATVGICLMFAFRNGVPLSATNMHIVLCVIGYQLLMAEAILSLAPENGWSAKLTLLHKRRAHWVLQIAGSALAIIGSIIKILDKNVHWNTLHGQFALVALIFTGVSLVNGLSSLYAYELRRVIPGNLSRLTHICFGTVAFAAAAISLCYGMDKGSFRNWATPSFAYTIMSFVATLTFITIISPLLTFGRKSLNFIK, encoded by the exons ATGCCTCCGAACACAATTGAAGTGGCTGTGATCCCTGACATAAGCGTGGTTGATATGAAGCCACAAAAACCTAACTTAGATCAAACTCAAGTGTCTGACGATGGATACAAGTTGCAAATATTTCAGTCGTCACTTAATCTTTTTACGCATATTCTCATAGGTGCAACTGTTGGTATCTGTTTAATGTTCGCTTTTCGCAATGGGGTCCCTTTGAGCGCTACGAACATGCACATAGTGTTGTGTGTCATTGGT taTCAGCTGCTGATGGCTGAAGCAATCCTTTCGCTTGCGCCAGAAAACGGCTGGTCAGCAAAACTGACTCTACTACACAAACGCAGAGCACATTGGGTTCTCCAAATTGCTGGTTCTGCACTGGCTATCATTGGGTCTATCATCAAAATCCTGGACAAAAATGTCCACTGGAACACTCTTCATGGACAGTTTG CTCTCGTGGCACTTATCTTCACTGGAGTAAGTTTGGTTAATGGCCTGTCGTCTCTTTACGCCTATGAGCTGAGGCGCGTCATCCCTGGCAACCTGTCCAGGTTAACCCACATCTGTTTTGGCACCGTGGCCTTCGCTGCAGCAGCTATTAGCCTCTGCTACGGAATGGACAAAGGCTCCTTCAGAAACTGGGCCACTCCTTCCTTCGCTTACACCATCATGTCTTTCGTCGCTACTTTGACCTTCATTACCATTATCAGTCCTTTACTTACTTTTGGTAGGAAATCTTTGAATTTTATTAAGTga
- the LOC126373035 gene encoding uncharacterized protein LOC126373035, with the protein MFHSSPEVSSNFPKLRKRIRKRMPPNTVDIIPVDPDVESVNINNGKSAVISPAVVQRNEEKYGLRMFVSSLTLLANILTGMCVAVALLFAFRAGLPLGATPQHIVLCVIGYQLLMAHAILSLSSESGWTSKFRMVDKRRVHWILQILGSGLAITGSFIKILDKTVHWNTIHGQFALVALVFTTVSLVNGCTSLWAYELKRFLPMNLSKIAHICLGTVGFVAANITFCHGMDKSFFRSWATDALANTFISFVAIMTFIVILNPLLSFYTKTKSVFKK; encoded by the exons ATGTTTCATAGTAGTCCTGAAGTGTCCTCTAATTTTCctaagttacgaaaaagaattCGAAAGAGAATGCCTCCGAACACAGTTGATATAATACCGGTAGATCCCGATGTTGAGTCTGTTAATATCAACAATGGGAAATCAGCTGTCATTTCGCCAGCGGTTGTACAAAGGAATGAGGAGAAATATGGCCTCAGGATGTTTGTGTCTTCTTTGACTTTGCTAGCCAACATTCTCACAGGAATGTGCGTCGCCGTCGCATTACTCTTCGCGTTCAGAGCTGGTCTGCCGCTCGGGGCTACTCCTCAACATATCGTCTTATGCGTCATTGGG TATCAGCTACTAATGGCTCACGCCATTCTGAGTCTGTCTTCGGAAAGTGGTTGGACATCAAAGTTCAGAATGGTGGACAAGAGGCGAGTCCACTGGATCCTGCAGATCCTCGGCTCTGGTCTAGCTATCACCGGTAGCTTTATCAAGATCCTTGACAAAACAGTCCACTGGAACACAATACACGGACAGTTTG CACTGGTGGCTCTAGTCTTCACAACAGTGAGCCTTGTTAATGGGTGCACATCTCTTTGGGCTTACGAACTCAAACGCTTCTTACCCATGAACCTTTCCAAGATCGCCCACATCTGTCTAGGAACCGTCGGATTCGTCGCTGCTAACATCACATTCTGTCACGGAATGGACAAAAGTTTCTTCAGGTCGTGGGCCACTGACGCTCTCgcaaatacttttatttccttCGTCGCCATAATGACTTTTATCGTCATCCTCAACCCACTGCTTAGTTTTTACACCAAAACTAAGAGTGTTTTTAAGAAAtag
- the LOC126373037 gene encoding uncharacterized protein LOC126373037, which translates to MGDSDNAPLLDNVESQSAFTESRQADCDESQVSRFSGTTWNVFGATIHYLVQTLVGACVCVTMWFAFKTVPVNAYQLHIGLSVIGYQLLMAHGIICLRSSGWSFLSVKHRRRVHWILQLLGSVIAIAGSAVMINEKSIHFNTVHGKLALAALIFTCASLINGLTSLYSVELRRFIPWKLSKISHIILGTAAFALSSACLVFGYNKNSFKKWASEEFAYVLIGVVITYTAVVIIAPCYFVLRRICCTEFKLF; encoded by the exons ATGGGAGATTCTGACAATGCGCCTCTTTTGGACAATGTAGAGTCGCAAAGTGCGTTTACAGAATCCAGACAAGCTGATTGTGATGAATCTCAAGTTTCGCGTTTCAGTGGTACCACATGGAATGTATTTGGAGCAACGATACATTATTTAGTGCAAACATTAGTTGGTGCATGTGTCTGTGTTACAATGTGGTTTGCATTCAAAACGGTACCTGTTAATGCCTACCAGCTTCACATCGGGCTGAGTGTTATTGGA TACCAGCTTCTTATGGCCCATGGGATTATCTGCCTCCGCAGCAGTGGGTGGTCGTTTCTCAGTGTGAAGCATCGTCGAAGAGTTCACTGGATACTCCAATTGTTGGGGTCAGTAATAGCTATTGCGGGATCCGCAGTTATGATCAATGAGAAATCTATACACTTCAACACTGTTCACGGGAAGTTAG ccTTAGCTGCCCTCATCTTCACTTGCGCGAGTCTTATCAACGGTTTGACATCTCTGTACTCAGTGGAACTACGTCGTTTTATACCGTGGAAACTTTCGAAGATAAGCCACATTATCCTCGGTACCGCTGCTTTCGCCCTATCCTCCGCTTGTCTGGTTTTTGGATATAACAAGAACAGTTTTAAGAAATGGGCTTCGGAGGAATTTGCATACGTTTTAATAGGTGTTGTGATCACTTATACTGCTGTAGTTATCATTGCGCCCTGTTATTTTGTACTTAGGAGAATATGCTGTACAGAATTTAAACTCTTCTAA